TTCTTTAAGACAATCCCCATAATTGCCTGGAAATTCGGAAGACATCCTCCCTTTAGGAATGGCATATGCAAGAAGCTCTACTGAAGATAGTTAATACCCTAGGGTATGCTTGGTGGGTTGAAGTGATCACGGAGCAGCCTGCCTGCACCTATTACTTTGGCCCCTTTATGTTCGACTCTAGTGCCCATGCGGCAACCTCAGGCTATGTAGAAGATCTGGCACAGGAAGGGGCGCA
Above is a window of Neosynechococcus sphagnicola sy1 DNA encoding:
- a CDS encoding DUF1816 domain-containing protein → MQEALLKIVNTLGYAWWVEVITEQPACTYYFGPFMFDSSAHAATSGYVEDLAQEGAQGIHAVVKRCKPVKLTIAADEMDEITAQNGSAGSPVIVSFRSEVGY